The following coding sequences are from one Halobacteriovorax sp. JY17 window:
- a CDS encoding nitronate monooxygenase, with protein sequence MSNSPFKNKIVTDLFNIQFPIIQAGMVWVSGAKLAAAAANAGCLGIIGAGSMRPDLLREHLKKAKSLTDKPLAVNIPLLYKYAEEHINTSLENGIRIFFTSAGSPKKYTQLLKEKGCTVVHVTSSPELAIKCEQAGVDAIVAEGFEAGGHNGRDEITTMSLIPQVVQAVTIPVIAAGGIASGQSILAAMALGADGVQIGSRFACTQESSAHLNFKNAIIAAKSGDTSLSMKEVVPVRLLKNSFYQSVLELERKCAGKEALVKLLGKGRAKLGMLDGDMNEGELEIGQVSALIKDIPSVSDLVDTLIREYRETLSTF encoded by the coding sequence ATGAGCAACTCTCCCTTTAAAAATAAAATTGTAACGGATCTCTTCAATATCCAATTTCCAATTATTCAAGCTGGAATGGTCTGGGTCTCAGGAGCAAAGCTTGCGGCCGCTGCCGCGAACGCTGGTTGTCTTGGAATTATTGGAGCTGGGAGCATGCGCCCTGACTTATTAAGAGAACATTTAAAAAAAGCTAAATCACTTACTGATAAGCCTCTTGCTGTAAATATTCCTCTTCTTTATAAATACGCAGAAGAGCATATTAATACCTCTCTAGAAAATGGAATAAGAATATTTTTCACAAGTGCCGGAAGCCCAAAGAAATATACTCAACTCTTAAAAGAAAAAGGATGCACCGTTGTTCACGTTACAAGCTCTCCAGAACTCGCCATAAAGTGCGAGCAGGCCGGAGTGGATGCTATTGTAGCGGAAGGTTTTGAGGCCGGAGGACACAATGGCAGAGACGAAATAACAACGATGAGCCTTATTCCTCAAGTTGTTCAAGCTGTCACTATTCCTGTCATAGCAGCAGGAGGCATAGCAAGCGGACAGTCTATCTTAGCGGCAATGGCCCTAGGGGCTGACGGCGTTCAGATCGGCTCGAGATTTGCTTGTACACAAGAATCTTCTGCACATTTAAATTTTAAAAATGCAATCATCGCGGCCAAGTCTGGTGACACTTCCCTATCTATGAAAGAAGTTGTTCCTGTAAGACTTTTAAAAAATTCTTTCTATCAAAGTGTTTTAGAGCTTGAAAGAAAGTGCGCCGGAAAAGAAGCTCTAGTTAAATTGCTTGGTAAGGGAAGAGCAAAGCTTGGCATGTTAGATGGTGATATGAATGAAGGAGAATTAGAAATAGGACAAGTAAGCGCTCTAATTAAAGATATTCCTAGCGTTAGTGACCTCGTCGACACGCTCATTAGAGAGTATAGAGAAACCCTTTCTACTTTCTGA
- the htpX gene encoding protease HtpX, translating to MLRVGLFIITNLLVIFMVNIILSVFNVQPYLQGSGLNYQSLLIFCLIWGSVGSFISLMISKFMAKMSMGVKIVEENGPHAELVRTVHRLAKKANISKMPEVGIYDSPEVNAFATGPSRNNALVAVSTGLLRQLNQDELEGVLGHEIAHVANGDMITMSLVQGVVNAFVMFFSRIVAFAIDNAMRDEEGRGGLGFIARIAVTIVLDIVFGIAAAPIVAWFSRWREFRADAGGAQLAGKQKMIAALQALQRTIEMADTEESDKAFASMKISSKTNLAFLFRSHPPLEVRIKALQQGNF from the coding sequence ATGTTAAGAGTCGGTCTATTTATTATCACTAACTTATTAGTCATTTTCATGGTTAATATAATTCTTAGTGTTTTCAACGTTCAACCATACTTACAGGGCTCGGGACTCAACTATCAGTCTCTACTTATTTTCTGTCTGATTTGGGGTTCTGTAGGCTCATTTATCTCATTAATGATCTCAAAGTTCATGGCAAAGATGTCTATGGGCGTAAAAATAGTTGAGGAAAATGGTCCACACGCAGAACTCGTAAGAACTGTTCATAGACTTGCAAAGAAAGCGAATATATCAAAAATGCCTGAAGTGGGTATCTACGATAGTCCTGAAGTAAATGCCTTTGCGACGGGGCCTAGTCGCAATAATGCCCTTGTCGCTGTTTCTACAGGACTTCTACGTCAATTAAACCAAGATGAGCTTGAAGGTGTATTAGGTCATGAGATCGCTCACGTGGCCAATGGTGATATGATTACAATGTCCCTTGTTCAGGGTGTTGTGAACGCCTTTGTTATGTTCTTTTCTCGTATTGTGGCCTTTGCAATTGATAATGCCATGAGAGACGAAGAAGGTCGCGGAGGGCTTGGTTTCATTGCCAGAATTGCGGTGACAATTGTCTTAGATATTGTTTTTGGTATTGCAGCGGCTCCAATTGTTGCATGGTTCTCTAGATGGAGAGAGTTTAGAGCAGACGCCGGTGGCGCTCAGCTAGCTGGAAAGCAGAAAATGATTGCAGCTCTTCAGGCCCTACAGAGAACTATTGAAATGGCGGATACAGAAGAGAGTGATAAGGCCTTTGCTAGTATGAAAATTTCTAGTAAGACTAATCTTGCTTTCCTCTTTAGATCTCACCCTCCATTAGAAGTGAGAATTAAAGCTCTCCAGCAAGGTAATTTCTAA
- a CDS encoding acyl-CoA dehydrogenase family protein, with protein sequence MNYYSDEKDWQWLFRNGIDWDKIIPLYYKSFPTEEGFNSKKEVVDFFEEILQNTGEWTGNAVTERAALLDKEGAGKVVDGRTIPSESLQALYNEAIELDSIGLPFPTELGGLGAPSAITLMLLAQLSRACLASSTQMAFFTSIGEMIHRFCDEETAHRLVPMIARGEISGSMCLTEPGCGSDLGMIKTSATPTDDGKYLLNGAKIFITNGGGGLGFVLARIKDDKEGLEGISMFLCEQVLEGQEKLNYIVAKNEDKMGMHGSFTTEVVYENSVATLVGEAGKGFKYMLHLMNEARIAVGMQALGTIEGSLGYAINYAKEREQFGKPLTELPLMKRNLEDFTTERDAIRALLVDTISHYDIFQRLDLKKTKTGDLTKEEEVLFKEASLWTRKRTPLVKYYACEQATLLTQRSIQILGGYGFMEEYPVERFHRDSFGPLLYEGTSQIQALMALKDIMKYAMKDPKRFFSNVLFKHPSKELLNGSNSWEKSFSSSHYKFKKNMVKLLMKCLRPEIGELFNPKAWASDENVSELMEHAETLCQALSYMETARVLCEHANIDEERKDLFFRYQKLILPRLEGIYTDWSIR encoded by the coding sequence ATGAATTACTATAGTGATGAAAAAGACTGGCAATGGCTCTTTCGTAACGGGATTGATTGGGACAAAATTATTCCTCTGTACTACAAAAGTTTTCCTACAGAAGAAGGTTTCAATTCAAAAAAAGAAGTCGTTGATTTTTTCGAAGAAATTTTACAGAACACAGGAGAATGGACAGGTAACGCTGTCACAGAACGTGCCGCTCTTCTCGATAAAGAAGGCGCAGGGAAAGTTGTTGACGGTAGAACGATTCCTAGTGAATCCCTACAAGCACTCTACAACGAGGCCATTGAACTCGATTCAATCGGACTTCCATTTCCTACGGAACTAGGAGGACTAGGCGCTCCTTCGGCCATCACGTTAATGTTACTCGCTCAACTCTCTAGGGCCTGTCTTGCAAGTTCAACTCAAATGGCCTTCTTCACTTCCATTGGCGAGATGATTCATAGATTCTGTGACGAAGAAACCGCCCACAGACTCGTTCCTATGATTGCAAGAGGTGAGATTTCAGGTTCAATGTGCCTAACTGAGCCTGGTTGTGGCTCCGACTTAGGAATGATCAAGACTTCTGCAACTCCAACAGACGATGGAAAATACCTCTTAAATGGAGCAAAGATATTTATTACTAATGGTGGCGGTGGTCTTGGATTTGTCCTAGCAAGAATTAAAGACGACAAGGAAGGACTTGAGGGAATTTCCATGTTCCTCTGTGAACAAGTTTTAGAGGGGCAAGAGAAGTTAAATTATATTGTGGCCAAGAATGAAGACAAGATGGGAATGCATGGATCATTTACAACAGAAGTGGTCTATGAAAACTCGGTAGCTACTCTTGTTGGAGAAGCAGGCAAAGGCTTTAAGTATATGCTTCATCTTATGAATGAAGCGAGAATTGCCGTAGGAATGCAGGCCCTTGGAACGATTGAAGGCTCTCTTGGCTACGCCATAAATTACGCAAAAGAGAGAGAGCAATTTGGAAAGCCTCTTACAGAACTTCCTCTTATGAAGAGAAATCTAGAAGACTTTACTACAGAGAGAGATGCCATACGAGCTCTCCTTGTTGATACAATCTCTCACTATGATATTTTCCAGAGATTAGATCTAAAAAAAACAAAGACCGGAGATCTAACAAAAGAAGAGGAAGTTCTCTTTAAAGAAGCTTCCCTATGGACCAGAAAGAGAACTCCACTAGTTAAGTACTACGCCTGTGAACAAGCAACTCTTCTTACTCAGAGATCTATTCAAATTCTTGGCGGATATGGATTTATGGAAGAGTATCCAGTGGAAAGATTTCATAGAGATAGTTTTGGACCTCTTCTCTACGAAGGAACTTCTCAAATTCAGGCCCTCATGGCCCTAAAAGATATTATGAAGTACGCCATGAAAGATCCAAAGAGATTCTTTAGTAACGTCCTCTTTAAACATCCTAGTAAAGAACTTTTAAATGGTTCCAACTCTTGGGAAAAGTCATTTAGCTCATCACACTATAAATTTAAGAAGAATATGGTGAAGCTACTTATGAAATGCCTAAGACCTGAAATAGGTGAACTCTTTAATCCAAAGGCTTGGGCCAGTGACGAAAATGTTTCAGAGCTTATGGAGCATGCTGAAACTCTCTGCCAAGCTCTAAGTTACATGGAAACCGCAAGAGTTCTCTGTGAGCACGCAAATATTGATGAGGAAAGAAAGGATTTATTCTTTAGATACCAGAAACTTATTCTGCCAAGGCTTGAAGGAATTTACACTGATTGGTCAATTAGATAG
- a CDS encoding site-specific DNA-methyltransferase, with protein sequence MTNFLEIEQHRHINGDSTIGSNYDKVMKGEKAKMLYADPPYCLLVRRNKKTGALRDPKTAKINHEAVTRYENVKSYKFFTEKWMGEAVKHISDDGILVIWTNYLGIKPIKDTALKLGFDHFYGEFLWGKLAKETNSGNETNVRLYEVALVFSKVPPKKLEQSDLPIQWSIITKYDEEGEASKWENHPNHKPYSCLEPLIRNFTLPGDRILDPFTGSGSTPAATIQLGRFISGIELRENWASISQKRIAELVKN encoded by the coding sequence ATGACAAATTTTTTAGAAATAGAACAACATAGGCATATCAATGGTGACTCCACTATCGGGAGTAATTACGATAAAGTAATGAAAGGCGAGAAAGCAAAAATGCTCTACGCTGACCCACCATACTGCTTACTAGTTAGAAGAAATAAGAAAACTGGGGCCTTAAGAGATCCAAAGACTGCTAAAATTAATCATGAAGCCGTTACCAGATACGAGAATGTTAAATCCTATAAATTCTTTACAGAGAAATGGATGGGAGAAGCGGTTAAGCATATTAGTGATGATGGGATTCTTGTCATCTGGACAAATTACCTCGGAATAAAGCCAATCAAAGATACAGCTCTAAAGCTTGGTTTTGATCATTTCTATGGGGAGTTTTTATGGGGAAAATTAGCGAAGGAAACTAATAGTGGAAATGAGACTAATGTTCGCCTCTATGAGGTGGCCCTCGTATTTTCAAAAGTTCCTCCAAAGAAATTAGAACAAAGCGACCTACCAATTCAGTGGTCGATTATAACGAAGTACGACGAAGAAGGTGAGGCCTCAAAGTGGGAAAATCACCCCAACCATAAACCCTACTCTTGCCTTGAACCCTTGATTAGAAACTTTACACTACCAGGGGATAGAATACTGGACCCATTCACTGGAAGTGGATCAACTCCTGCTGCGACAATTCAACTTGGACGATTTATTTCTGGTATTGAACTTAGGGAAAATTGGGCCAGTATTTCTCAAAAGAGAATTGCGGAGCTAGTAAAGAACTAG
- a CDS encoding transporter substrate-binding domain-containing protein: MNYLIILSILLINFSASATVINFGYGVHNSSPYILTDKESNATGGLLYELAEFVGKEMGVGFKMINTPRTRLEDLVRSGTIDIYCNSNRNWIDGAEDFYWYSGIFVDENLLYTFSEDLRKIKDLQDIKVKVGTINGFSYHPRIEKLLKRVGRNELKSHEKLLRFLELDRGEIIYGSKKIIESQYIGKTRKIYPVTDFRDRLKYDCIISKKIKFNKDKLFKALEKYKLRK; the protein is encoded by the coding sequence ATGAATTATTTAATTATTCTTTCGATATTGTTAATAAACTTCTCTGCAAGTGCTACCGTGATCAACTTTGGCTACGGTGTTCACAATTCTTCTCCCTATATTTTAACTGATAAAGAAAGTAATGCGACTGGAGGCCTACTCTACGAGCTTGCAGAATTTGTCGGTAAGGAGATGGGAGTAGGTTTTAAAATGATTAATACCCCGCGAACGAGATTAGAAGATCTGGTAAGAAGTGGCACTATTGATATTTATTGTAATTCAAATAGGAATTGGATAGATGGCGCAGAAGACTTTTATTGGTATAGTGGAATTTTTGTTGATGAAAACCTTCTCTATACTTTTTCTGAAGATTTGAGGAAAATCAAAGACCTTCAAGATATCAAAGTAAAAGTAGGGACGATTAATGGTTTCTCTTATCATCCTAGAATTGAAAAATTACTAAAAAGGGTCGGGAGAAATGAACTTAAGAGTCATGAGAAGCTTCTTCGTTTCTTAGAGCTTGATCGAGGCGAAATAATCTATGGTTCAAAGAAGATCATAGAAAGTCAGTACATAGGAAAAACTCGAAAAATCTATCCTGTCACTGATTTTAGAGACAGGCTTAAATACGATTGTATAATTTCAAAGAAAATTAAATTCAATAAAGACAAACTCTTTAAGGCGCTTGAAAAATATAAGCTCAGAAAGTAG
- a CDS encoding MnmC family methyltransferase, translating into MRTFDQVTHLTGKTHFISCELDEGLVVWTIEKSTHLLLQSLKKTTSENLTLYRAEVGNFKLTIIIGDIRKTLPSFRESNLFGKFNAIYQDAFSPKKNPTLWTTQWFEDLKLHSEDDCILSTYSAAMPVRKGLLSAGWRVFKRDGYGEKRSTTLARLNCEMNSEFLTNIRNSPEKSLDDKLLEK; encoded by the coding sequence ATGAGAACTTTTGATCAGGTCACTCACCTTACAGGTAAAACTCACTTTATAAGCTGTGAGCTAGATGAAGGACTAGTTGTCTGGACAATTGAAAAGAGCACACACCTATTGCTTCAGAGCTTAAAGAAAACTACCTCTGAAAATTTAACTCTCTATCGAGCGGAAGTAGGAAATTTTAAGCTTACAATTATAATTGGAGATATTAGAAAGACCTTGCCCTCTTTCAGAGAGAGTAACCTCTTTGGAAAATTCAACGCTATCTACCAAGACGCTTTCTCCCCTAAGAAGAACCCTACTCTTTGGACTACACAGTGGTTTGAAGACTTAAAACTTCATTCAGAGGACGATTGTATACTGAGCACTTATTCAGCAGCGATGCCAGTCAGAAAAGGACTCTTAAGTGCAGGTTGGAGAGTTTTTAAACGTGATGGTTATGGAGAGAAACGATCAACTACTCTGGCAAGATTAAACTGTGAAATGAATTCTGAATTCCTCACAAATATAAGAAACTCCCCTGAAAAGTCCCTCGATGATAAGTTATTGGAAAAGTAG